A part of Toxotes jaculatrix isolate fToxJac2 chromosome 24, fToxJac2.pri, whole genome shotgun sequence genomic DNA contains:
- the dock9b gene encoding dedicator of cytokinesis protein 9 isoform X3: MASAPPEARKFARGLNKPGTAAELRQSVSEAVRTSVLMVKPKIIEPLDYENVLLQRKTQIISDVLRDMLQFPTDDFQISTLRRQGRTLFSTVPETAEKEAHSLFVQECIKTYKSDWHVVNYKYEEYSGDFRQLPNKVLRPEKLAAHLFEVDEDVEKDEDTASLGSQKGGVSKHGWLYKGNMNSAISVTMRSFKRRYFHLAQLGDGSYNLNFYKDENTSKEPKGTIFLDSCMGVVQNSKVRRFAFELKMQDKSTFLLAADGEAEMEEWIGTLNKILHSSFEQAMQEKRNGDLHDDEEHGKTDLSSGSFQDNFQTARDIESKMRSEARLKLFTLDPYTQKLDFSGIEPDVRQFEEKFGKRVLVSCNDLSFNLQGCVAENEEGPTTNVEPFYVVLSLFDVQNSRKISADFHVDLNHPLVRQMTSGQQDSQINGSTGDGLLAGHRLASGLPEGALQYPKQGVFSVTCPHPEIFLVARIEKVLQGGITHCTEPYMKSSDSAKMAQKVLKNAKTACSRLGQYRMPFAWAARPVFKDASGTLDKNARFSALYRQDSSKLSDEDMFKLLTDFRKPEKMAKLPVLLGNLDVTIDNVAPDVTNCVTSSYIPVRNFEGNGPGSALLEVEEFVPCIAKCSQPFTIYKNHLYVYPKHLKYDGQKSFAKARNIAVCIEFKDSDEDEAQPLKCIYGRPGGPLFTKQAYAAILHHQQNPEFYDEIKIELPTQLHEKHHLLFTFYHVSCDSNSKKKDLVETPVGSAWLPLLRDGRVVMNEQQLPVAANLPAGYLGSQDGVTKHSGSEIKWVDGGKPLFKVSTHLVSTVYTQDQHLHNFFHHCQSMEMSEQASEGELVKYLKSLHAMEGHVMVNFLPTILNQLFCVLTRATHEDVAVNVTRVMVHVVAQCHEEGLEHYLRSYVKFVLKPEPYSSTNVKTVHEELAKAMTAILKPSTDFLTSNKLLKHSWYFFEALVKSVAHYLIESGKVKLSRNQRFSASFYHALETLVNMLMPHITQKYKDNLDAAHNANHSLAVFIKRCFTFMDRGFVFKQINNYMNCFVPGDPKTLYEFKFEFLRVVCNHEHYVPLNLPMPFGKGRIQRFQDLQLDYSLTDDFCRNHFLVGLLLREVGGALQEFREIRQIAIQVLKGLMIKHTFDDRYVAKSQQARLVTLYLPLFGLLQENVHRLDIKDSAPLSNHSNAREDSLVPNSMVTPQKPGSCIENALHKDVFGVISGTASPHSSTHNVSSVHHADSRGSLVSTDSGNSLLDKSSDKTNSLEKNQCASALGSTVLRCDKLDRDEIKNLLMCFLHILKSMSEEALFTYWNKATSSELMDFFTLIEVCLHQFRYMGKRFIARSQEGTGPVAPDRKSLTLPVSRNRAGILHARLQQLGTLENAHTFNNMYSHTEADVSSQCLLEANVSTEVCLTVLDTLSIFIMGFKTQLNSDLGHNPLMKKVFQVHLCFLQIPQSEAALKQVFTSLRTFIYKFPCTFFDGRADMCASLCYEILKCCNSKLSSIRSDAAHLLYFLMKSNFDYTGRRSFVRTHLQVVIAVSQLIADVIGIGGTRFQQSLSIINNCANSDKNIKHTAFPSDVKDLTKRIRTVLMATEQMKEHENDPEMLVDLQYSLAKSYTSTPELRKTWLDSMARIHNKNGDLSEAAMCYVHVAALVAEYLWRKGMFRQGCSAFRVITPNIDEEAAMMEDVGMQDVHFNEEVLMELLEECADGLWKAERYELIADVYRLIIPIYEQRRDFEKLTHLYDTLHRAYTKVMEVMHTGKRLLGTYFRVAFFGQAAGFFEDEDGKEYIYKEPKFTPLSEISQRLLKLYSDKFGQENVKIIQDSGKVNPKDLDSKYAYIQVTHVTPYLDDKELEDRKTDFEKSHNIRRFVFETPFTVSGKKQGGVEEQCKRRTVLTTTHCFPYVKKRIAVMYQHQTDLSPIEVAIDEMSSKVAELRLLCSASEVDMIRLQLKLQGSISVQVNAGPLAYARAFLDDTSAKKYPDNKVKQLKEVFRQFVDACGQALGVNERLIKEDQQEYHDEMKANYRDLTRELSNIMHEQINPVEDGARSTLSDSLGIFNAISGTPTTASPHGSTTML; this comes from the exons atcTCCACCCTGCGGCGCCAGGGCAGGACTCTGTTCTCCACCGTGCCAGAGACTGCTGAGAAAGAAGCTCACTCACTCTTTGTCCAAGAG tgtatCAAAACCTACAAGTCCGACTGGCATGTGGTCAATTACAAGTACGAGGAGTATTCTGGAGACTTCCGTCAGCTCCCAAA TAAGGTGTTGAGACCTGAGAAACTGGCAGCTCACCTATTCGAGGTGGATGAAGACGTGGAAAAAGATGAG gACACGGCCTCCCTGGGGTCTCAGAAGGGAGGAGTGTCTAAACATGGCTGGCTGTACAAAGGCAACATGAACAGTGCAATCAGTGTAACTATGCGG TCCTTCAAGAGGAGGTACTTCCACCTGGCTCAGCTCGGAGATGGATCGTACAACCTCAACTTctacaaagatgaaaacaccTCCAAAGAACCCAAAGGAACCATTTTCCTTGACTCGTGCATGGGGGTCGTTCAG AACAGCAAAGTGCGTCGGTTTGCCTTTGAGCTCAAGATGCAGGATAAGAGCACATTCCTGCTGGCTGCAGACGGTgaagcagagatggaggagtggaTCGGCACGCTCAACAAGATTCTCCACAGCAGCTTTGAACAGGCCATGCAGGAGAAGAGGAACGGAGACCTGCACGACG ATGAGGAGCATGGAAAAACAGACCTCTCCTCTGGAAGTTTTCAAGACAACTTTCAG aCCGCCAGAGATATTGAGTCCAAAATGAGAAGTGAAGCTCGCCTGAAACTCTTCACTCTGGACCCTTACACACAG AAACTGGACTTTTCTGGCATCGAGCCAGACGTGCGGCAGTTTGAAGAGAAGTTTGGGAAGAGAGTCCTGGTCAGCTGCAATGACCTGTCTTTCAACCTGCAGGGCTGCGTTGCAGAGAACGAAGAGGGACCAACAACTAAT GTGGAGCCTTTCTATGTGGTCCTGTCCCTCTTCGACGTCCAGAACAGTAGAAAGATCTCAGCTGACTTCCACGTGGATCTCAACCATCCATTGGTCCGACAAATGACATCAGGACAGCAGGACTCTCAAATCAACGGCAGCACAGGTGATGGTCTGCTGGCTGGTCACAGGCTGGCCAGTGGGCTCCCGGAGGGGGCTCTCCAATACCCCAAACAGGGGGTGTTCTCAGTCACGTGCCCCCATCCAGAGATCTTCCTCGTGGCCAGGATTGAGAAGGTCCTGCAGGGGGGGATTACTCACTGCACTGAACCCTATATGAAGAGCTCAGACTCTGCAAAG ATGGCTCAGAAGGTGCTGAAGAATGCAAAGACTGCCTGCAGCAGACTGGGACAGTACAGGATGCCATTTGCTTGGGCTGCaag gccTGTGTTCAAAGACGCGTCAGGAACTCTGGACAAAAACGCTCGCTTCTCAGCTCTCTACAGACAGGACAGCAGCAAGCTGTCAGACGAGGACATGTTCAAACTGCTTACTGACTTCAGAAA GCCAGAGAAAATGGCCAAACTCCCCGTGCTCTTGGGCAACTTAGATGTAACTATTGACAACGTGGCACCGGATGTGACca ACTGCGTCACTTCCTCCTACATCCCTGTGAGGAACTTCGAAGGCAACGGGCCGGGCAGCGCTCttctggaggtggaggagtttGTCCCCTGCATCGCTAAGTGCTCCCAACCCTTCACCATCTATAAGAACCACCTCTACGTCTACCCAAAACACCTCAAGTATGATGGGCAGAAATCCTTTGCTAAG GCGAGGAATATCGCTGTTTGCATTGAATTCAAGGATTCTGATGAGGATGAAGCCCAGCCACTGAAG TGCATCTACGGTCGTCCAGGAGGTCCCCTATTCACTAAGCAGGCGTATGCAGCCATCCTGCACCACCAGCAGAACCCTGAGTTCTACGATGAG ATAAAGATAGAGCTGCCTACTCAGCTGCATGAGAAGCATCACCTTCTCTTCACCTTCTATCACGTCAGCTGTGATAGTAACAGCAAGAAGAAAGACTTAGTGGAGACTCCAG TGGGTTCAGCCTGGCTGCCTCTGCTGAGAGACGGCAGAGTCGTCATGAATGAACAGCAGCTGCCTGTGGCCGCCAATTTACCCGCTGGGTACCTGGGTTCCCAAGATGGTGTCACCAAg CACTCTGGCTCTGAGATCAAATGGGTAGATGGAGGAAAACCCCTGTTCAAAGTCTCAACTCACCTTGTTTCCACAGTTTACACTCAG GATCAGCACTTGCACAACTTCTTTCACCACTGTCAAAGCATGGAGATGTCCGAACAAGCATCAGAAGGGGAGCTGGTTAAATACCTGAAG AGTCTCCATGCAATGGAGGGTCATGTGATGGTCAACTTTCTGCCCACCATCCTCAACCAGCTGTTCTGTGTCCTAACCAGAGCCACACATGAGGACGTGGCTGTCAACGTGACCAG GGTGATGGTTCATGTTGTAGCACAGTGCCATGAAGAGGGGCTTGAGCATTACCTGAGATCTTATGTCAAG TTTGTGCTTAAGCCAGAGCCTTATTCCTCCACCAATGTAAAAACAGTTCATGAGGAGCTGGCTAAAGCCATGACAGCCATACTCAAGCCATCTACTGACTTCTTAACTAGCAACAAGCTGCTAAAG CACTCCTGGTACTTCTTCGAAGCTCTGGTGAAATCAGTGGCTCATTATCTCATAGAGAGCGGAAAGGTCAAG CTGTCGAGGAACCAGCGTTTTTCTGCCTCCTTCTACCATGCGTTGGAGACTCTGGTCAATATGCTGATGCCACACATCACCCAGAAATACAAAGACAACCTGGACGCAGCTCATAATGCCAACCACAGCCTGGCAGTCTTTATCAAG CGCTGCTTCACCTTCATGGACAGAGGCTTCGTATTCAAGCAGATCAACAACTACATGAACTGCTTTGTGCCTGGAGACCCCAAG ACGTTGTATGAGTTCAAGTTTGAGTTCCTGCGGGTTGTTTGCAACCACGAGCATTATGTTCCTCTGAATCTGCCCATGCCCTTCGGCAAAggcaggatacagaggttccaag ATCTCCAGCTGGACTATTCTCTGACCGACGACTTCTGTCGGAACCATTTCCTGGTGGGGCTGCTGCTCAGGGAGGTGGGCGGGGCTCTGCAGGAGTTCCGAGAGATCCGTCAGATCGCCATTCAGGTGCTCAAGGGGCTGatgatcaaacacacatttgacgACCGCTATGTTGCAAAA AGCCAACAGGCCCGGCTTGTCACCCTTTACCTCCCTTTGTTTGGCCTGCTCCAAGAGAATGTCCACAGACTGGACATCAAGGACTCAGCTCCTCTCAGCAACCACAGT aaTGCAAGGGAGGACTCTCTGGTGCCGAACTCCATGGTGACTCCTCAGAAACCCGGGAGCTGCATAGAAAATGCTCTCCACAAAGATGTGTTTGGGGTCATCTCTGGAACAG CGTCCCCTCACAGCTCCACTCACAACGTGAGCTCAGTCCACCACGCGGACTCCAGAGGCTCCCTGGTCTCCACGGACTCCGGAAACAGCCTGCTGGACAAGAGCAGTGACAAGACCAATTCCCTGGAGAAG AACCAGTGTGCGTCGGCTCTGGGCAGCACCGTGCTGCGCTGTGACAAACTGGACCGGGATGAGATCAAAAACCTGCTCATGTGCTTCCTGCATATTCTCAAGAGCATGTCAGAGG AGGCCCTTTTCACTTACTGGAACAAAGCAACGTCCTCAGAACTAATGGATTTCTTCACACTAATAGA AGTCTGCCTTCATCAGTTCAGATACATGGGGAAGAGATTCATCGCCAG GAGCCAGGAGGGGACGGGGCCCGTGGCTCCAGACAGGAAGTCTCTGACTCTCCCCGTGTCTCGTAACAGGGCTGGGATCCTGCACGCCCGCCTACAGCAGCTGGGAACTCTGGAGAATGCTCACACCTTCAACAACA tgtACTCTCATACAGAAGCAGATGTGAGCAGCCAGTGCCTGCTGGAGGCCAACGTGTCCACAGAGGTCTGTCTGACAGTCCTGGACACGCTCAGCATCTTCATCATGGGATTCAAG ACCCAGCTGAACTCGGACCTGGGTCACAACCCGCTGATGAAGAAGGTTTTCCAGGTGCATTTGTGCTTCCTGCAGATCCCTCAGTCTGAGGCCGCCCTCAAACAGGTCTTCACCTCACTAAGGACCTTCATCTACAAG TTCCCCTGTACCTTCTTTGACGGCCGGGCCGACATGTGTGCCTCCCTGTGCTATGAAATCCTTAAGTGCTGTAACTCCAAGCTGAGCTCCATCCGCAGCGATGCCGCCCATCTCCTCTACTTCCTCATGAAAAGCAACTTCGACTACACGGGCCGCAGGTCTTTTGTACGAACCCACCTGCAG GTGGTGAttgctgtcagtcagctgatcgCTGATGTCATCGGCATCGGCGGAACCCGTTTCCAGCAGTCGCTCTCTATCATCAACAACTGTGCCAACAGTGACAAGAACATCAAG CACACAGCGTTCCCATCCGACGTGAAGGACCTGACAAAGCGCATCAGGACGGTGCTGATGGCCACCGAGCAGATGAAGGAGCACGAGAACGACCCGGAGATGCTGGTGGACCTCCAGTACAGCTTGGCCAAGTCCTACACCAGCACGCCCGAGCTCCGCAAGACCTGGCTGGACAGCATGGCACGCATCCACAATAAGAACGGAGATCTCTCAGAG GCAGCCATGTGTTACGTACATGTTGCCGCTCTGGTGGCTGAGTACCTGTGGAGAAAAG GTATGTTCAGGCAGGGATGCTCTGCGTTCCGCGTCATCACTCCAAACATCGATGAGGAGGCGGCCATGATGGAGGACGTAGGGATGCAGGATGTTCACTTCAACGAG GAGGTGCTGATGGAGCTGTTGGAGGAGTGTGCCGACGGCCTCTGGAAGGCGGAGCGTTATGAGCTCATCGCTGACGTCTACAGGCTCATCATCCCCATCTATGAACAGCGCAGGGACTTTGAG AAACTGACACACCTGTATGATACCCTCCACCGCGCTTATACTAAAGTGATGGAGGTGATGCATACGGGCAAGAGACTGCTGGGCACGTACTTCAGAGTGGCCTTCTTTGGACAG GCTGCG GGCTTCTTCGAGGACGAGGACGGGAAGGAATACATCTACAAGGAGCCAAAGTTCACTCCGCTGTCTGAGATTTCCCAGAGGCTCTTGAAGCTCTACTCTGACAAGTTTGGCCAGGAGAATGTCAAGATCATTCAGGACTCTGGCAAG GTGAACCCGAAGGACCTTGACTCCAAGTACGCCTACATCCAGGTGACCCACGTCACGCCCTACCTGGACGACAAGGAGCTTGAGGACAGGAAGACGGACTTCGAGAAGAGCCACAACATCCGGCGCTTTGTGTTTGAGACACCGTTCACGGTGTCGGGCAAGAAGcagggaggagtggaggagcaGTGTAAACGGCGGACCGTGCTCACCA CCACCCACTGTTTCCCCTACGTGAAGAAGCGCATAGCGGTCATGTACCAACACCAGACCGACCTGAGCCCCATCGAGGTGGCAATAGACGAGATGAGCTCCAAGGTGGCCGAGCTGCGACTGCTGTGCTCGGCCTCGGAGGTGGACATGATCCGGCTGCAGCTCAAACTGCAGGGCAGCATCAGCGTTCAG GTGAATGCTGGTCCTCTTGCTTATGCCAGAGCCTTCCTAGATGACACCAGTGCCAAGAAATATCCTGACAACAAGGTCAAACAGCTCAAAGAGGTTTTCAG GCAGTTTGTGGACGCCTGCGGTCAGGCGCTGGGAGTGAACGAGCGGCTGATCAAAGAGGACCAGCAGGAGTATCACGATGAGATGAAGGCCAACTACAGGGACCTGACCAGGGAACTGTCCAACATCATGCATGAACAG ATAAACCCGGTGGAAGACGGAGCGAGGAGCactctgtctgactctctggGCATCTTTAACGCCATCAGTGGCACACCAACCACTGCCAGCCCTCACGGCTCCACCACCATGCTCTGA